In one window of Gemmatimonadaceae bacterium DNA:
- a CDS encoding peptide chain release factor 3, producing MPVPTTSAAIASTIENRRTFAIISHPDAGKTTLTEKLLLYGGAIHLAGSVKARRAQRHATSDWMALEQERGISVTSSVMQFDWAGFHINLLDTPGHEDFSEDTYRTLVAADSAMMLLDNRKGVEDRTRQLFQVCKRRRMPIFALVNKCDRVGEDPLKLVSDVETDLGINCHPVTWPIHRDGSFVGVYDRRKEQIYLFDRGDDHGAKRATGHEGRLDSPEIIALLGPEAHQQLLHDLELLEAAGHPFDHAQILTGDLVPVFFGSALTNFGVEPFFREFLELAPSPTSRLSTLGPVEPTQEEFTGFVFKIQANMDPKHRDRIAFVRVCSGRFEAGMPSLHVRTGKTVRLNAPQQFMARERTIIEEAWPGDVIGIMDRGTLRIGDSLTEGAKLEFSDIPRFPPEHFARVILKDPIKRKQLDAGLRQLTEEGAAQVFYTSQSDVSQPTPIVGAVGILQFDVMLHRLEHEYGVRCRLEPITARYPRWVTGTTADIDRLAGEPGRLRIFDSLGNPVILFESEWAQRWTVDRVTALQFHEVAP from the coding sequence ATGCCCGTCCCCACGACCTCCGCCGCCATCGCCAGCACCATCGAGAACCGACGGACCTTCGCGATCATCAGCCACCCCGACGCCGGCAAGACCACCCTCACCGAGAAGCTGCTGCTGTACGGCGGTGCGATCCACCTCGCCGGCTCGGTCAAGGCCCGGCGCGCGCAACGCCATGCCACGTCGGACTGGATGGCCCTCGAGCAGGAACGCGGCATCTCGGTGACGTCGAGCGTGATGCAGTTCGACTGGGCCGGCTTCCACATCAACCTGCTGGACACGCCCGGGCACGAGGACTTCTCCGAGGACACCTACCGCACGCTGGTGGCGGCCGACAGCGCCATGATGCTGCTGGACAACCGCAAGGGCGTGGAGGACCGCACGCGCCAGCTGTTCCAGGTGTGCAAGCGCCGGCGGATGCCGATCTTCGCGCTCGTGAACAAGTGCGACCGCGTGGGTGAGGACCCGCTGAAGCTGGTGAGCGACGTGGAGACGGACCTGGGCATCAACTGTCACCCGGTCACCTGGCCAATCCATCGCGACGGGTCGTTCGTCGGGGTCTACGATCGCCGCAAGGAGCAGATCTACCTGTTCGATCGCGGCGACGACCACGGGGCGAAGCGGGCGACCGGCCACGAGGGCCGCCTCGACAGCCCGGAGATCATCGCGCTGCTCGGCCCCGAGGCGCACCAACAGCTGCTGCACGATCTCGAGTTGCTGGAGGCGGCGGGCCACCCGTTCGACCACGCACAGATCCTGACCGGCGACCTGGTGCCGGTGTTCTTCGGCAGTGCGCTCACGAACTTCGGCGTCGAGCCGTTCTTCCGCGAGTTCCTGGAGCTGGCGCCGTCGCCCACATCGCGCCTCTCGACCCTCGGCCCGGTGGAGCCGACGCAGGAGGAGTTCACGGGCTTCGTGTTCAAGATCCAGGCGAACATGGACCCCAAGCACCGCGACCGCATCGCCTTCGTGCGCGTCTGCTCGGGGCGGTTCGAGGCGGGGATGCCGTCGCTGCACGTGCGGACGGGCAAGACCGTGCGCCTGAATGCGCCGCAGCAGTTCATGGCGCGCGAGCGGACGATCATCGAGGAGGCGTGGCCGGGTGACGTGATCGGCATCATGGACCGCGGCACCCTGCGCATCGGCGACTCGCTGACCGAGGGCGCGAAGCTCGAGTTCAGCGACATTCCGCGCTTCCCCCCCGAGCACTTCGCGCGCGTGATCCTGAAGGACCCGATCAAGCGCAAGCAGCTCGACGCCGGCCTCCGCCAGCTCACCGAGGAGGGCGCGGCGCAGGTGTTCTACACGTCACAGTCCGACGTGTCGCAGCCCACGCCGATCGTCGGCGCCGTCGGCATCCTGCAGTTCGACGTGATGCTGCACCGCCTGGAGCACGAGTACGGCGTGCGCTGCAGGCTGGAGCCGATCACGGCGCGCTACCCGCGCTGGGTCACCGGCACGACCGCCGACATCGACCGCCTCGCGGGCGAGCCGGGCCGGCTGCGCATCTTCGATTCGCTCGGCAATCCGGTGATCCTGTTCGAGAGCGAGTGGGCGCAGCGCTGGACCGTCGATCGCGTCACCGCGCTGCAGTTCCATGAAGTGGCGCCCTGA